The Salvia splendens isolate huo1 unplaced genomic scaffold, SspV2 ctg109, whole genome shotgun sequence genome contains the following window.
TTATTCTTGTTATTTGTATTCTTTTAGAGTTAAATTCGTGTATCATTAGTATGGAGTGGAATAGATGCCGTGTTCGGTAAGCTGATCATTTTCCTGGAATAATGTGAATTTtgtttcaaattcaaattttttagcTGAGAATCCACTTAATTGTCAAACCTAGgacattttaataaaaactTGATGCACATAAAGATTTTCACATGCCTTGATTGATTGCTCTGTTTGACATTCGTTTGCTTATCTGTACTGATTGTGGAGTTTGAATTTTATATGTATTGGTGTTTGATAATTGAATGGTGTTTGCTAAGCTAGTTATCGAGCTAAGTTGACTGAGATTCATTAGGAAATGTATCTATCTTGAATGGTTCTATCATCTCATTGTTGTTCTTGTGATCTTAATTCAGGTTGGATCTGTTGGTATAATTTATAAGCCGTCATGTGTTCGACTGGAGAGCCTGTTCCGGAGGCAAGATACACCAAGCCCCTGGGGATACGGTTCGTTGAGTATGTTAAAGGATCGGCCATCTCATACAAGGCTCATCAAGCCATTGTCCTGATAATAACATTCTTCGCATACTTGGCCTACCACGCTACAAGGAAAACCACCAGTGTGGTGAAAAGTGCACTTGATCCACAGTCTCCTGATGTAGCCTTGAAATCCATCTTCTTTTGGAGACGGGAGCCGCTACAAGGAGCTAGAAATTCGGCTCTTGGAGCTGGATGGGCGCCCTTTAATGGCCCGGATGGTACTGCAATGCTTGGGGAGCTTGATGTTGCTTTTCTATTTGTGTATGCTATTGGGATGTTCTTTTCTGGACATGTGGGAGATAGGATGGATCTTAGGATATTTCTAACCATAGGGATGGTTGGAACCGGTTTATTTACCGCCCTTTATGGAGTTGGATACTGGGCTAGTATTCActtgttttattactatttgaTTGTCCAAATGCTTGCTGGATTGTTCCAATCGACTGGATGGCCGTCTGTGGTTGCGGTTGTGGGAAATTGGTTTGggaagaagaaaagagggcTTATAATGGGTGTCTGGAATGCTCATACTTCTCTTGGTAACATTACAGGTAGTGTAGTTGCTTCTGTATTGTTGAAGTATGGCTGGGGTTGGTCCATGGCCATTCCGGGTTTTGGTATTGTGTTTGTTGGCTTGGTGCTGTTTTTTTTCCTACCAGTTAGCCCTGATTCTGTTGGAGCTAGTATTGATGATGACGAAGTGTCGTCTCCTAAGAAAGAAGGGGATGAATTGGGAGTACCGTTGTTAAGTGCAAGCTCAGATCATAGAAATGCTGTTGGATTCCTTGAAGCATGGAGAATACCTGGTGTTGCTTCTTTCTCCCTTTGCCTTTTCTTTTCCAAATTGGTGGCCTACACATTCCTCTACTGGCTCCCCTTTTATATTAGTCATACAGGTACATGAACTTCATTTTCGCGTTAATCTTTCGTTGTTTGTGCTGTTAATTCCAGTGTCACTTGAGCCTAATGTCTTTATTCTGAATGGTGCAGCCATTGAGGgcagatacttatcaaatgaggaATCTGGAAACCTGTCTACATTGTTCGACGTTGGAGGTGTGGTTGGAGGGATCTTGGCAGGCCACATCTCCGATCGTTTGGATGCAAGAGCCATAACAGCAGCTAGCTTCATGTACTGTGCCATACCGGCTCTCTTCTTCTACAGAAACTACGGGCACGTGTCCATGACTCTGAACATCGTGCTCATGCTGATCACCGGGATGTTTGTTAACGGGCCATACGCTCTCATAACAACTGCTGTATCTGCTGATCTGGGAACACACAGCTCGTTGAAGGGAAACTCACGGGCTCTAGCCACGGTCACTGCTATAATCGACGGAACAGGGTCAATCGGGGCTGCTGTCGGGCCACTGCTGACAGGATACATATCAACCAGTAGCTGGAGTGCCGTTTTCACAATGCTGATGGGTGCAGCTCTCGTAGCCGGCCTGCTTCTAACGAAGCTCGTCATGGCTGAGGTGGCTTCGAAGATCCAAGGTGCAAGGACGCACGAAGCTCCAAGGCCAACGCCTTCGGATTTGGAGGTATGATCCGAGAAGATCTCCTGCTTCATTGTGCATACTAATCTAATTGTTGAGGTGCCTTCACCAATCAATATGAAAGAAGGTGGTTAGAAGAGTTTGAGTTTGAAATCTAGAGACAAGCCTTTGCCTAAGGGGAGAGCCGCAGAGGTGGTGATTTTTCTGTATATTATTGTTTGAATTGGGATGATTCATCATAGCCatcccaagaaaaaaaaagcaagagGAAATTAGTGATCCTCAAGAAAATGTAAATTTTTCCTGTTATATGTattgtatgtaatatatatgaaaaaaggttcttttatttatttttattagtcaTTATGACTttttatatgattgaaaaattcAGTTTCCTTTTGACtaattttcttacttttttctcttttattttactttttaaaatatttctccactttaaaaCGATTCAACATTAATGTGTtattataggagtattaaagaagaaaaagaaaaagaaaaagaaacactCAAACCAGGAGAGGGTACATATCCCGCACCATTCTAAATTTGAACACAAATTTCCCTTATACGTTTTTATTCTTCAATTTTCGAAATTACtctatatggagtatattttaatctTTTCCAAAATAATTTTCTGAATATGTTCCAACTTCAACAATTGATGTATTGGCATTTAGGTTGCTGAAGCCTAAATATATGCatatttgtgtattttaattatatttatctcATTCAAAGAGAAGGGTTGACATAAGTAAAGCTAATTTAAATTTCTCTTCTTTTCCATTTAAAATCTATCCTCATTAATATTGCGACTTTTGAGAATATAATGAGAGCTTTTCAAGTGATTTCTATGTGATTACTAGTAATCGTGAGAGTAAATACATGACATTTaagatttttgtttttaattctgaaaattggatttaattatttgttttttgtttaaattctaaaatattttttaattatgtatattttaaatttaaaagtataCTTTTATTACGGAATTATTAATTGTGGtaatgaaattatttatttttattttatttattaatcttaatactcctatatatatataataaaaaaagatgTGAATAGCGTAGGTGTTTAAGAGCTGTTGATAGTGCCGATAAGCACGTGAAGTGATGTAGAAATATAATATACAAAGGGAGTATATAGAATAAATCACAGTTAAAAACCAAAGTATTATTCAGATT
Protein-coding sequences here:
- the LOC121788589 gene encoding putative glycerol-3-phosphate transporter 1 gives rise to the protein MCSTGEPVPEARYTKPLGIRFVEYVKGSAISYKAHQAIVLIITFFAYLAYHATRKTTSVVKSALDPQSPDVALKSIFFWRREPLQGARNSALGAGWAPFNGPDGTAMLGELDVAFLFVYAIGMFFSGHVGDRMDLRIFLTIGMVGTGLFTALYGVGYWASIHLFYYYLIVQMLAGLFQSTGWPSVVAVVGNWFGKKKRGLIMGVWNAHTSLGNITGSVVASVLLKYGWGWSMAIPGFGIVFVGLVLFFFLPVSPDSVGASIDDDEVSSPKKEGDELGVPLLSASSDHRNAVGFLEAWRIPGVASFSLCLFFSKLVAYTFLYWLPFYISHTAIEGRYLSNEESGNLSTLFDVGGVVGGILAGHISDRLDARAITAASFMYCAIPALFFYRNYGHVSMTLNIVLMLITGMFVNGPYALITTAVSADLGTHSSLKGNSRALATVTAIIDGTGSIGAAVGPLLTGYISTSSWSAVFTMLMGAALVAGLLLTKLVMAEVASKIQGARTHEAPRPTPSDLEV